A genome region from Archaeoglobus fulgidus DSM 4304 includes the following:
- a CDS encoding N-glycosylase/DNA lyase codes for MIEKAISRRIKEFRQLGEKGEVEFDFRPFLDFSVKATIRTELAFCISTANSSATAGLKFQRLLGQGVGVKEALTLAGVRFHNRKAEYIREAFKSFKLVEKALEAESSKAREILLKIKGLGMKEASHFLRNVGREDVAIIDRHILRWLERQGYEVPGTMTAKKYLEVEKILMEISEERGESLAEMDLRIWAEMTGKVLK; via the coding sequence ATGATTGAGAAAGCAATTTCAAGGCGCATTAAAGAGTTCAGGCAGCTTGGAGAAAAAGGGGAGGTGGAGTTCGACTTCAGGCCCTTTCTTGATTTCAGTGTGAAGGCAACCATCAGAACTGAGCTTGCCTTCTGCATATCAACAGCCAACTCCTCCGCCACAGCAGGCTTGAAGTTCCAGAGGCTTTTAGGACAGGGAGTGGGGGTCAAGGAGGCGCTCACCTTGGCTGGAGTGAGATTCCACAACAGAAAGGCTGAGTACATCAGGGAGGCTTTTAAAAGCTTCAAGCTGGTGGAGAAGGCTCTGGAGGCTGAAAGCAGTAAGGCTAGGGAGATTCTTCTCAAGATAAAGGGGCTGGGAATGAAGGAGGCAAGCCACTTTCTCAGGAATGTCGGGAGAGAGGATGTTGCTATAATAGACAGGCACATTCTGAGGTGGCTTGAAAGGCAGGGCTACGAAGTTCCCGGCACGATGACGGCGAAGAAGTATCTCGAAGTTGAGAAAATTCTTATGGAAATTTCGGAGGAGAGGGGAGAGAGTCTTGCAGAAATGGATTTGAGAATCTGGGCCGAGATGACGGGTAAGGTCTTGAAGTGA
- a CDS encoding RNA-binding protein, translating into MDTANDFRILLAEKGVEELIRVSQSLQVQGRKKFVEALKSISSELQNVKYCYLSVDELLEFESFLKVVDTASSLRKMLPDSKDYSTAIADYWLEYLAHLPELMKRGEIERIGEAIRYFAGEITSRSGLDGLWLCVFDCGGRLEVVTNSEEYRQGKKAVVAYLPPRRFGKEISRGMFVLQHDRIAKKGELNLRTLKASESGSGKLSLF; encoded by the coding sequence ATGGACACGGCAAACGACTTTCGAATCCTGCTGGCTGAGAAGGGTGTGGAGGAGCTTATCAGAGTGTCGCAGTCGTTGCAGGTGCAGGGGAGAAAAAAGTTCGTTGAAGCGCTGAAATCAATCTCGTCTGAGCTTCAGAACGTTAAGTACTGCTACCTGAGCGTTGATGAGCTCTTGGAGTTCGAGAGCTTTCTGAAGGTCGTTGATACCGCAAGCAGTTTAAGAAAAATGCTTCCCGACTCGAAGGACTACAGTACCGCCATAGCAGATTACTGGCTTGAGTACCTGGCGCATCTTCCAGAACTGATGAAGAGGGGAGAAATAGAGAGGATCGGAGAGGCAATAAGGTACTTTGCTGGAGAAATCACCTCGAGAAGCGGTCTGGACGGGCTCTGGCTGTGCGTCTTCGACTGTGGGGGGAGGCTTGAGGTCGTAACGAACAGCGAGGAGTACAGGCAGGGGAAGAAGGCTGTAGTAGCGTATCTCCCGCCAAGAAGGTTTGGGAAGGAAATCAGCAGAGGAATGTTTGTTTTGCAGCACGACAGGATAGCGAAGAAGGGTGAATTGAACTTGCGGACATTAAAAGCATCAGAAAGTGGCTCGGGGAAGTTGAGTCTATTTTAA
- the acsC gene encoding acetyl-CoA decarbonylase/synthase complex subunit gamma produces the protein MKVKSPLEVYNYLPRTNCGECGFDTCMSFAAHILDRSVTPLDCKPLVRDAEKDPKVKKKLEELLELTAPEIAEVVIGVGENAVKIGGEEVLHRHELTFFNPTGFFYDVWDTMDDKALEERCDRVVSYKKFYVGNFLTLDGFAVRCTSGDPKRYREVVKKVASYGKPLILVALDSECMKAALEEVADQRPLMYAATEGNWKEFLKLALEYKVPVTLRAKDLDLLKSMAVTFKQAGVKDIVLDPVTEPLGEGLKGTFERVIQLRRTAIAGQDKDVAYPIMITPIAAWLIEGDDVTKSYWEAVIASIFIVKYGDVMIFRSIDQHVVMPTITLRFNIYTDPRTPVQVEPGLRAINDPGPDDPVFITTNFALTYYTVESDLTSGGIKGWLLVLNTEGLGVEVSVAGGQFTASKVKELIEETKIEEKVNHRYLVIPGLAARLQGAIEDETGWKVLVGPMDSGRIKGWLEKNWPPKE, from the coding sequence ATGAAGGTAAAGAGCCCCCTTGAGGTTTACAACTACCTGCCGAGAACTAACTGCGGAGAATGCGGCTTCGACACCTGCATGAGCTTTGCAGCCCACATCCTTGATAGATCAGTAACACCTCTCGACTGCAAGCCGCTTGTGAGAGATGCGGAAAAGGACCCGAAGGTCAAAAAGAAGCTTGAAGAGCTTCTTGAGCTTACCGCTCCGGAAATAGCTGAAGTCGTAATAGGCGTTGGAGAGAACGCGGTAAAGATTGGTGGCGAAGAGGTGCTTCACAGGCACGAGCTCACATTCTTCAACCCAACCGGCTTCTTCTACGACGTCTGGGACACGATGGACGACAAGGCTCTGGAAGAGAGATGTGATAGGGTAGTAAGCTACAAGAAGTTCTACGTCGGAAACTTCCTCACGCTCGACGGCTTTGCTGTGAGGTGCACCTCTGGAGACCCGAAGAGGTACAGAGAGGTTGTTAAGAAGGTTGCATCATACGGCAAGCCGCTCATCCTCGTTGCTCTCGATTCTGAATGCATGAAGGCAGCGTTGGAGGAGGTTGCCGACCAGAGACCGCTGATGTACGCAGCAACCGAGGGTAACTGGAAGGAGTTCCTCAAATTGGCTCTGGAGTACAAGGTGCCGGTAACGCTGAGAGCTAAGGACTTGGACCTGCTGAAAAGCATGGCGGTAACGTTCAAGCAGGCAGGGGTTAAGGACATCGTCCTCGACCCTGTCACTGAGCCCCTTGGAGAGGGACTTAAGGGGACGTTTGAGAGGGTCATACAGCTTCGCAGAACGGCAATAGCAGGCCAGGACAAGGATGTTGCATATCCGATCATGATAACTCCGATCGCGGCATGGCTGATTGAGGGAGATGACGTTACAAAATCCTACTGGGAGGCTGTGATAGCGAGCATTTTCATTGTTAAGTACGGAGATGTCATGATTTTCAGGAGCATTGACCAGCACGTGGTTATGCCTACGATAACGCTCAGGTTCAACATCTACACCGATCCAAGAACGCCTGTGCAGGTTGAGCCCGGATTGAGGGCAATCAACGACCCAGGTCCGGACGATCCAGTGTTCATCACGACCAACTTCGCCCTGACGTACTACACAGTCGAGAGCGACCTGACAAGCGGTGGAATCAAGGGATGGTTGCTCGTCCTCAACACAGAAGGATTGGGTGTCGAGGTTAGCGTTGCTGGCGGGCAGTTCACGGCATCAAAGGTCAAGGAGCTCATAGAGGAAACGAAGATTGAGGAGAAGGTTAACCACCGCTACCTTGTGATACCGGGTCTTGCTGCAAGGCTGCAGGGAGCGATTGAGGACGAAACCGGCTGGAAGGTGCTTGTAGGACCAATGGACTCTGGAAGAATTAAGGGGTGGCTCGAAAAGAACTGGCCACCCAAAGAGTAA
- a CDS encoding AAA family ATPase, whose translation MTVIAVAGKGGTGKTLVSALLINFISEHTTSVLAVDADPDSNLPEALGVEKQVRKTLGEIRELFQVSRDEMGSMNKEQWLEGKIYAEAICECPRYDLLVMGRPEGEGCYCFANSLLRGVLKRLMRHYEYIIIDTEAGLEHFSRKTIDSADYIIIVTDMSRKGLATAKRIKELASELKLNFKKIFLIANRIASEDAEKTIREFAKEEGLELLAVLPYDSSVAEIDLRGEPVSKIDKNSEVYRKMKDVANLMLNLSAKAR comes from the coding sequence ATGACAGTAATCGCGGTGGCAGGCAAGGGTGGGACCGGAAAAACGCTGGTTTCCGCCCTCCTCATTAATTTTATTTCAGAGCACACTACAAGCGTTCTGGCAGTTGATGCCGACCCAGACAGCAACCTCCCAGAAGCTCTCGGTGTGGAGAAGCAGGTAAGAAAAACTCTTGGCGAAATCAGGGAGCTCTTTCAGGTTAGCAGGGATGAAATGGGTTCAATGAACAAGGAGCAGTGGTTGGAAGGCAAGATTTACGCTGAAGCAATATGCGAGTGCCCCAGATACGACCTTCTGGTGATGGGAAGGCCGGAAGGAGAGGGGTGCTACTGCTTTGCCAATTCTCTGCTTCGAGGTGTGCTGAAGAGGCTGATGAGACACTACGAGTACATAATAATCGACACCGAAGCTGGTCTGGAGCACTTCAGCAGAAAAACCATCGACTCTGCTGATTACATAATAATCGTAACTGACATGTCGAGAAAGGGACTGGCAACTGCAAAGAGGATCAAAGAGCTTGCCAGTGAGCTCAAGCTGAACTTCAAGAAGATTTTCCTGATTGCCAACAGAATCGCTTCCGAGGATGCAGAGAAAACGATTAGAGAGTTTGCGAAAGAGGAGGGTTTGGAGCTTCTTGCCGTGCTGCCCTACGACAGCAGTGTAGCAGAAATCGACCTTAGAGGAGAACCTGTAAGCAAGATAGACAAGAATTCTGAAGTCTATAGGAAAATGAAGGATGTAGCTAATTTAATGCTCAATTTGTCAGCCAAAGCGAGGTGA
- a CDS encoding L-lactate MFS transporter: MASKWLVIFAGFLLNLMLGIVYAWSVFVNPLMNTFGWSKTIASLPFSIFLLIFALMMVPAGRTQDRIGPRKVAMLGGVLLGVGFLLSGLIESIQSPYWLIFSYGVIAGAGCGLGYACPIPVARKWFPERVGLATGLVVMGFGMSALIFAPLERILIDTYGISTTFYILGVILLIVAVFAASLLSNPPELPAVQASNPAKVEVVTGKPELGPSEMLRDYRFYVLWLSFFFMALAGLMVIGHIAPYAQERGLEPLAAAFAVSILSVANAVGRPGAGALSDKIGRAMTMFVLFLIQGITLIAFPHVALTLITIYICAAIIGFNYGANFSLFPSATGDFFGTKNLGVNYGLVFTSYGVGGLVGPIMAGYVFDVTGSYEIAFLVAGVLALIAAFMSFLLRRK; the protein is encoded by the coding sequence ATGGCTTCAAAGTGGCTCGTTATATTTGCAGGCTTTCTGCTCAATCTCATGCTCGGAATAGTTTACGCATGGAGCGTCTTTGTTAACCCGCTAATGAATACCTTCGGCTGGAGCAAAACCATCGCTTCACTGCCTTTCTCAATATTCCTGCTGATTTTCGCACTCATGATGGTTCCCGCAGGAAGAACGCAGGACAGGATAGGGCCGAGAAAGGTTGCAATGCTGGGTGGTGTGCTGCTTGGTGTCGGCTTTCTGCTATCGGGGTTAATTGAGTCCATCCAGTCACCCTACTGGCTCATTTTCAGCTACGGCGTCATAGCTGGAGCTGGATGTGGACTCGGCTACGCATGCCCCATCCCAGTGGCAAGAAAATGGTTCCCCGAAAGGGTTGGTCTCGCCACTGGACTGGTGGTCATGGGTTTCGGAATGAGCGCCCTCATCTTTGCCCCCCTTGAGAGGATTTTAATCGATACATACGGCATAAGCACCACCTTTTACATTCTTGGAGTCATTTTGCTCATCGTCGCAGTTTTTGCCGCATCTCTGCTTTCCAACCCTCCAGAACTGCCTGCTGTCCAAGCATCAAATCCTGCCAAGGTTGAGGTTGTAACAGGTAAGCCTGAGCTCGGGCCGTCAGAAATGCTTAGGGATTACAGGTTCTACGTCCTCTGGCTGAGCTTCTTCTTCATGGCTCTGGCAGGATTAATGGTCATCGGCCACATCGCTCCCTACGCTCAGGAGAGGGGCTTGGAGCCTCTGGCCGCTGCATTCGCCGTGAGCATTCTGTCAGTAGCAAACGCTGTCGGGAGACCGGGGGCTGGAGCACTTTCTGACAAAATCGGCAGGGCAATGACAATGTTCGTCCTCTTTCTGATTCAGGGAATTACACTCATTGCCTTCCCGCACGTTGCCCTTACACTGATAACCATCTACATCTGCGCTGCAATAATAGGTTTTAACTACGGAGCGAACTTCTCGCTATTCCCTTCCGCCACAGGAGACTTTTTCGGCACGAAAAACCTCGGTGTGAACTACGGCCTTGTCTTTACGTCCTACGGAGTCGGAGGGCTGGTTGGACCAATAATGGCTGGTTACGTCTTTGACGTTACGGGAAGCTACGAAATTGCCTTTCTCGTTGCAGGAGTGTTAGCTTTAATTGCAGCCTTTATGAGCTTCCTCCTCAGGAGGAAGTGA
- a CDS encoding S-methyl-5-thioribose-1-phosphate isomerase, which produces MRSIFWDDGLKLIDQTKLPEKLEVIECRNVEELADAIKKLAVRGAPALEAAGAYGIALAAREREFADVDELKEHLKKAADFLASTRPTAVNLFVGIERALNAALKGESVEEVKELALREAEKLAEEDVERNRKMGEYGAELLEDGDVVLTYCNAGRLATVDWGTALGVVRSAVEQGKEIRVIACETRPLNQGSRLTCWELMEDGIDVTLITDSMVGIVMQKGMVDKVIVGADRIVRDAVFNKIGTYTVSVVAKHHNIPFYVAAPKATFDWERTAKDVVIEERPREELIFCGKRQIAPLNVKVYNPAFDPTPLENVTALITEYGVIYPPYEVNVPKVLKF; this is translated from the coding sequence ATGAGGTCGATATTCTGGGATGATGGGTTGAAGCTGATTGACCAGACGAAGCTTCCCGAGAAGCTGGAGGTAATTGAGTGCAGAAACGTTGAGGAGCTGGCGGATGCGATAAAAAAGCTTGCCGTAAGGGGAGCTCCGGCGCTTGAGGCTGCTGGAGCTTACGGCATTGCCTTGGCTGCGAGGGAGAGGGAGTTTGCTGATGTTGATGAGTTGAAGGAACACCTCAAAAAGGCGGCAGATTTTCTCGCCTCAACTCGTCCCACTGCCGTGAACCTCTTTGTTGGTATAGAGAGGGCACTCAACGCAGCTCTGAAGGGGGAGAGCGTTGAGGAAGTGAAGGAACTTGCGCTAAGGGAGGCAGAGAAGCTGGCAGAGGAGGACGTGGAGAGGAACAGGAAGATGGGTGAGTATGGAGCGGAGCTGCTTGAGGATGGAGATGTTGTCCTGACCTACTGCAACGCTGGAAGACTTGCGACAGTGGACTGGGGGACCGCATTGGGAGTTGTGAGGAGTGCTGTGGAGCAGGGGAAGGAGATTAGGGTTATTGCCTGCGAAACCCGCCCCCTCAATCAGGGGTCAAGGCTGACCTGCTGGGAGCTTATGGAGGATGGCATTGATGTTACGCTCATAACTGATTCAATGGTGGGCATAGTTATGCAGAAGGGGATGGTGGACAAGGTCATAGTGGGGGCTGACAGGATAGTGAGGGATGCTGTGTTTAACAAAATCGGCACCTACACGGTCTCGGTAGTGGCAAAGCATCACAACATTCCCTTCTACGTTGCCGCCCCAAAGGCGACCTTTGATTGGGAGAGAACAGCCAAGGACGTTGTGATTGAGGAAAGGCCGAGGGAGGAGCTGATTTTCTGTGGAAAAAGGCAGATTGCCCCTCTAAACGTTAAAGTTTACAATCCCGCCTTCGACCCAACGCCTCTTGAAAACGTAACGGCCCTCATAACCGAATACGGGGTGATATACCCGCCTTACGAGGTTAACGTTCCGAAGGTTCTCAAGTTTTAA
- the fdhD gene encoding formate dehydrogenase accessory sulfurtransferase FdhD: MIRKLGKTLELARESRVTVIAGRTQYHLMCTPKNLIELAVGFVISEGIAKSLDEVEVSKIEDDIIYVKMDGEHSSTTIRSSGCIGVFREREEIPRVKAGERFTLEEVREALNYIETEEYRKTRGYHTAVIVGKDGVVSRMYDVGRHNAVDKAIGSALLKGAELSKTFLLLSGRISRGMAMKCARVGIPLIASKAAILDSAIEVCEKSGIAAVSFATNIAVEGEALLL, from the coding sequence GTGATCAGAAAACTCGGAAAGACTCTTGAACTGGCCAGGGAGAGCAGAGTTACAGTAATCGCTGGAAGAACTCAATACCACCTGATGTGCACTCCCAAAAACCTCATAGAGCTTGCGGTCGGATTTGTAATTTCAGAGGGGATTGCCAAGTCTCTCGATGAAGTTGAGGTGAGCAAAATTGAGGATGACATTATCTACGTTAAGATGGACGGGGAGCATAGCTCCACAACAATAAGGTCCTCAGGATGCATCGGAGTTTTCAGGGAGAGGGAGGAGATACCGAGGGTTAAAGCTGGAGAGAGGTTCACGCTTGAGGAAGTCAGGGAGGCTTTGAATTACATTGAGACGGAGGAGTACAGGAAAACGAGGGGCTATCATACTGCAGTTATAGTGGGTAAAGACGGTGTTGTGTCGAGGATGTATGACGTGGGCAGGCACAATGCCGTTGACAAGGCAATTGGCTCAGCTTTGCTAAAAGGTGCTGAGCTGAGCAAAACTTTCCTTCTCCTCTCAGGTAGAATTTCGAGAGGAATGGCGATGAAGTGTGCAAGGGTTGGGATACCTTTAATTGCGTCGAAAGCAGCAATTCTCGATTCAGCCATAGAGGTCTGTGAGAAGAGCGGGATTGCAGCAGTCTCCTTCGCCACAAACATCGCTGTTGAGGGAGAGGCGCTTCTGCTATGA
- the cdhD gene encoding CO dehydrogenase/acetyl-CoA synthase subunit delta — protein sequence MKKFTLEEFLDLLKKYNVEEIEGVKIEGDLEIEFEGSSIDLSAIAPLYSMLSEFGNFLYHANMALGYLQRLSAALGIPTPFAAQPQLAPAAPAAPAEVPAVEELKIPAELVRAKFEPYKEEYPGKIEEVVLGATKADGGTREYTVTLGGERSLAFYTFDAPQPHLPAIAIDVFDRRPMLAKAVRMHYEDVLDNPAEWARKCVKKFGADLVTLHLISTDPLLDDTPASEAVKVLEDVLQAVKCPIIVGGSGNKEKDPEVLEKAAEVAEGERIMLASATLDMDWERIANAAKKYGHVVLSWTQMDINNQKTLNRYLLKRVEMPRDSIVMDPTTAALGYGLDYAFTNMERIRISGLKGDTDLNFPISSGTTNAWGAREAWMVDSPIEEDTPWGPRELRGPIWEIITGLTLSLAGVDLFMMMHPVAVAVLKEVFNTLGGKVSGGVADPGEWIFMEV from the coding sequence TTGAAAAAGTTCACGCTTGAGGAGTTTTTGGATTTGCTGAAAAAGTATAATGTAGAGGAGATAGAAGGGGTGAAAATTGAGGGCGACCTCGAAATAGAGTTCGAGGGATCGTCGATAGACCTATCAGCAATTGCCCCTCTTTACTCAATGCTTTCCGAATTCGGTAACTTCCTGTATCACGCAAACATGGCACTCGGCTATCTGCAGAGGCTTTCTGCAGCCCTTGGCATCCCAACACCCTTCGCTGCACAGCCTCAGCTTGCCCCTGCGGCTCCTGCTGCACCGGCTGAGGTTCCGGCAGTCGAGGAGCTGAAGATTCCAGCAGAGCTTGTAAGGGCAAAGTTTGAGCCATACAAGGAGGAGTATCCGGGCAAGATAGAGGAGGTTGTTCTTGGCGCAACCAAGGCTGATGGGGGAACCAGGGAGTACACTGTCACGCTTGGTGGAGAGAGGAGTCTCGCTTTCTACACCTTCGACGCCCCACAGCCCCACCTTCCCGCAATAGCCATTGACGTCTTCGACAGAAGGCCCATGCTCGCAAAGGCGGTGAGGATGCACTACGAGGATGTGCTGGACAACCCTGCAGAGTGGGCGAGGAAGTGTGTTAAGAAGTTCGGTGCTGACCTAGTAACGCTCCACCTCATCAGCACGGACCCCCTGCTGGACGACACACCTGCAAGCGAGGCCGTGAAGGTTCTTGAGGACGTTCTGCAGGCGGTGAAGTGCCCCATAATCGTTGGAGGTAGCGGAAACAAGGAGAAGGACCCCGAGGTTCTTGAGAAGGCCGCGGAGGTAGCTGAGGGAGAGAGAATCATGCTTGCCTCAGCAACTCTCGACATGGACTGGGAAAGGATTGCCAACGCAGCCAAGAAGTACGGCCATGTCGTTTTGAGCTGGACCCAGATGGACATAAACAACCAGAAGACGCTCAACAGGTACCTGCTGAAGAGGGTCGAGATGCCGAGAGACAGCATCGTCATGGACCCAACGACCGCAGCCCTCGGTTATGGCCTTGACTATGCCTTCACGAACATGGAGAGAATCAGAATCAGCGGTTTGAAGGGAGACACAGACCTGAACTTCCCGATATCAAGCGGTACGACCAACGCGTGGGGAGCGAGAGAGGCCTGGATGGTGGACTCACCGATTGAAGAGGACACGCCCTGGGGGCCAAGAGAGCTCAGAGGCCCAATCTGGGAGATTATAACTGGTCTGACACTCTCCCTTGCCGGAGTCGATCTCTTCATGATGATGCATCCAGTAGCAGTTGCCGTCCTCAAGGAGGTCTTCAACACACTCGGCGGTAAGGTTAGCGGAGGAGTGGCTGACCCTGGCGAGTGGATTTTCATGGAGGTGTAA
- a CDS encoding TATA-box-binding protein: MQDYKIKIENVVASTQIGENIDLNKISREIKDSEYKPKQFPGLVLRTKEPKAAALVFRSGKVVCTGSKSVEDARRAVKQIVKMLKEIGISVIDEPEVKVQNIVASADLGVDLNLNAIAIGLGLENIEYEPEQFPGLVYRLDNPRVVVLIFGSGKMVVTGGKSPEDARKAVERISEELRTLGLM; encoded by the coding sequence ATGCAGGATTACAAGATAAAAATCGAGAATGTTGTGGCATCAACCCAGATTGGAGAAAATATAGATTTGAACAAGATTTCTAGGGAAATTAAGGACTCAGAATACAAACCAAAGCAGTTTCCCGGACTGGTTTTGAGAACGAAGGAGCCAAAGGCTGCCGCTCTGGTTTTCAGGAGTGGGAAGGTCGTGTGCACAGGCTCCAAGAGCGTGGAGGACGCAAGAAGGGCGGTAAAGCAAATCGTGAAGATGCTGAAGGAAATCGGCATTTCGGTAATCGACGAGCCTGAGGTGAAGGTTCAGAACATCGTAGCTTCTGCGGACCTCGGAGTTGATTTGAACCTCAACGCAATAGCTATCGGTCTGGGACTTGAGAACATTGAGTACGAGCCGGAGCAGTTTCCGGGTCTAGTTTACAGGCTTGACAATCCGAGAGTTGTCGTGCTGATTTTCGGTTCCGGCAAGATGGTTGTTACAGGCGGTAAAAGCCCTGAAGATGCTAGAAAGGCTGTTGAAAGGATTTCTGAGGAGCTCAGAACTCTGGGACTGATGTAA
- a CDS encoding archaellin/type IV pilin N-terminal domain-containing protein — translation MIVAIMVMNAKGVSEVVGTLMAVLITFALVAVVFNFITAATVKNT, via the coding sequence GTGATTGTTGCAATAATGGTAATGAATGCCAAGGGTGTTAGCGAGGTCGTGGGGACTTTAATGGCAGTTCTTATCACCTTTGCCTTAGTCGCAGTTGTTTTCAATTTTATCACAGCAGCAACGGTGAAGAATACGTAA
- a CDS encoding HAD-IIA family hydrolase, which translates to MMPDKKGYIIDIDGVIGKSVTPIPEGVEGVKKLKELGKKIIFVSNNSTRSRRILLERLRSFGLEVGEDEILVATYATARFIAREKPNAKVFTTGEEGLIEELRLAGLEIVDYDEAEYLVVGSNRKINFELMTKALRACLRGIRYIATNPDRIFPAEDGPIPGTGMIIGALYWMTGREPDVVVGKPSEVIMREALDILGLDAKDVAVVGDQIDVDVAAGKAIGAETVLVLTGVTTRENLDQMIERHGLKPDYVFNSLKDMVEALEG; encoded by the coding sequence ATGATGCCGGATAAGAAGGGCTACATAATTGACATAGATGGGGTCATCGGCAAGAGCGTTACACCGATTCCAGAGGGCGTTGAAGGTGTAAAAAAGCTCAAAGAGCTCGGCAAGAAAATAATTTTCGTTTCGAACAACTCAACGAGGAGCAGGAGAATTCTGCTTGAGAGGTTGAGGAGCTTCGGTCTTGAAGTCGGTGAAGATGAAATACTAGTGGCAACCTACGCAACTGCCAGGTTTATTGCAAGAGAGAAGCCAAATGCGAAGGTTTTCACAACTGGAGAGGAGGGCCTGATAGAGGAACTGAGGCTAGCTGGGCTGGAGATTGTTGACTACGATGAGGCAGAGTACCTGGTTGTTGGCTCAAACAGGAAAATAAACTTCGAGCTCATGACCAAAGCCCTGAGGGCCTGTCTGAGGGGGATAAGGTACATCGCAACCAACCCCGACAGAATTTTTCCCGCCGAGGACGGCCCAATTCCCGGAACAGGTATGATTATCGGCGCTCTCTACTGGATGACCGGCAGGGAGCCTGATGTCGTCGTTGGAAAGCCTTCGGAAGTTATAATGCGCGAGGCTCTTGACATTCTCGGCCTTGACGCTAAGGACGTTGCGGTTGTCGGAGACCAGATAGACGTCGATGTAGCTGCTGGAAAAGCTATTGGGGCAGAGACTGTACTCGTTCTCACCGGTGTGACAACAAGAGAGAACCTGGACCAGATGATTGAAAGGCACGGATTAAAGCCCGACTACGTCTTCAACTCTCTGAAGGATATGGTTGAGGCTCTGGAGGGGTAA
- a CDS encoding DUF2281 domain-containing protein translates to MERAYELFQKLPDDLKREVIDYMEFLLERKVKKKGDKLKLSWKGALKELRDKYTSVEQ, encoded by the coding sequence ATGGAGAGGGCTTACGAACTCTTCCAAAAGCTTCCAGATGACCTGAAGAGAGAAGTTATAGACTACATGGAATTCCTGCTCGAAAGAAAGGTAAAGAAAAAAGGTGATAAGCTCAAGCTTTCATGGAAAGGTGCTCTGAAAGAGCTGAGAGACAAATACACCTCTGTGGAGCAATAA